A portion of the Lolium rigidum isolate FL_2022 chromosome 1, APGP_CSIRO_Lrig_0.1, whole genome shotgun sequence genome contains these proteins:
- the LOC124665749 gene encoding putative F-box/LRR-repeat protein At3g58880 translates to MLDNEVDMLSKLPDDVLLNIVERLDITEVARTAILSTRWKQIPAMLSKIILTVCSFVPKDGRRKLTSDDIARANTTMLKATKSILESRSGSLYTMDQISMRFYLGDDSMFFAQTVANTLATQKVASVEFTIFTELGKHCTSDDALTYGKKFMSLFDSCPNAFGGLTHLHLQNLRLGESYFPKFFGTCKQLEFLHLWRCDTGHLSLLEVQHPQIRELVISSSSLQRVDLKWVPKLTVVKFQGFQSPDDPFILGYVPLLQTVSIINTGLSWHKMLKLSELLRKTAIRNLDLNFRSEKIWVKPEGRKQLLPVFHKLSLVNLFNISEECDLSWTMFILQGAPILKKLCIMVRDHLCEMIKGKRRYMYAYSEEKDKGLEWEPSAPDFKHHNLAELRIYGFQAEEKFVRYARNVMEAAVNLEAVYLHENPGCEKCKPCLPNEWTLMETLLIRDKINKGICSNVGIHFPSRGRKY, encoded by the exons ATGTTG GACAATGAAGTTGACATGCTCAGCAAGTTGCCTGATGATGTTTTGCTCAACATTGTGGAGCGGCTTGATATCACTGAAGTAGCACGAACCGCCATCCTCTCCACACGTTGGAAGCAGATCCCTGCTATGCTCTCAAAAATTATCTTGACGGTTTGTTCTTTTGTGCCCAAAGATGGAAGGAGAAAATTAACCTCAGATGATATAGCTCGGGCCAATACCACCATGCTGAAAGCAACGAAGAGCATACTGGAAAGCAGGTCTGGAAGTCTATACACCATGGACCAAATATCCATGCGATTCTATTTGGGAGATGACTCCATGTTCTTTGCCCAGACTGTTGCCAACACCCTAGCAACACAAAAGGTTGCTTCTGTTGAGTTTACGATCTTTACGGAATTGGGTAAACACTGTACCTCTGATGACGCGCTCACTTATGGGAAGAAGTTCATGTCACTCTTTGATTCGTGTCCAAACGCATTTGGTGGTCTTACACACCTCCATCTGCAGAATTTGAGGTTAGGCGAATCATACTTCCCCAAATTTTTTGGTACATGCAAGCAACTGGAGTTCCTCCACCTCTGGCGGTGTGACACGGGGCATCTGTCTTTGCTGGAAGTGCAGCACCCGCAAATCCGTGAACTAGTGATTTCCTCTAGCAGTCTTCAGAGGGTTGATCTGAAGTGGGTACCAAAGCTCACAGTAGTCAAATTTCAAGGGTTTCAATCTCCAGATGACCCCTTCATTTTGGGTTATGTCCCACTGCTCCAGACTGTGAGCATCATTAATACTGGTCTTTCTTGGCACAAGATGCTCAAGCTGAGTGAGTTGCTCCGTAAAACCGCCATAAGAAATCTGGATTTGAACTTCAGATCAGAAAAG ATTTGGGTCAAACCTGAAGGCCGAAAGCAATTGTTGCCCGTGTTCCATAAACTAAGTCTTGTGAATTTGTTTAACATTTCTGAAGAATGCGACCTGTCTTGGACAATGTTCATACTCCAAGGTGCACCCATTCTTAAGAAACTATGCATCATG GTGCGGGATCATTTATGTGAAATGATAAAGGGGAAGCGGAGGTACATGTATGCATATAGCGAGGAGAAGGACAAAGGACTAGAGTGGGAACCATCTGCCCCTGATTTCAAGCACCATAATCTGGCTGAGCTCAGGATCTATGGGTTTCAGGCAGAAGAAAAATTCGTGAGGTATGCCAGAAATGTTATGGAGGCAGCAGTGAACCTGGAGGCCGTATACCTGCATGAGAATCCAGGGTGTGAGAAGTGCAAGCCCTGTCTTCCAAATGAGTGGACGCTGATGGAGACATTGTTGATTAGAGACAAAATCAACAAGGGGATCTGCTCAAATGTTGGGATTCACTTCCCGAGTCGAGGGCGAAAATATTAG